The following are encoded in a window of Leptodactylus fuscus isolate aLepFus1 chromosome 9, aLepFus1.hap2, whole genome shotgun sequence genomic DNA:
- the LOC142217960 gene encoding G-protein coupled receptor 54-like, giving the protein MALGEELVNEMLNLSWEDMNGSILWNESRINESLTNQTEIEPPPFLTDAWLVPLFFALIMLVGLIGNSLVIYVISKHRQMRTATNFYIANLATTDIMFLVCCVPFTATLYPLPSWVFGDFMCKFVAYLQQVTVQATCITLTAMSADRCYATLYPLRSLRHRTPKAAMIVSICIWIGSLLLSTPIIPYQKIQNGYWYGPRTYCMEQFPSDTQKKACILYQFLAVYLLPLLTICLCYSLMLKRVGQPVVEPMDNNYQVQLLSERTIAMRSKISKMVIVIVLLFTICWGPIQLFSLFQGFYPGFQANYATYKIKTWANCMSYANSSINPIVYAFMGASFRKSFKKAFPFMFRNKVRDGSITSGTVHNEMKFVAMESTNQELK; this is encoded by the exons ATGGCGCTGGGGGAGGAGCTGGTAAATGAGATGCTTAACCTGTCATGGGAGGATATGAATGGCAGCATCCTGTGGAATGAGAGCAGAATCAACGAGTCCCTGACCAACCAGACTGAGATCGAACCACCACCATTCTTGACTGACGCATGGCTAGTGCCCCTCTTCTTTGCCCTCATCATGTTGGTTGGACTAATTGGGAATTCTCTTGTCATTTATGTCATCTCAAAGCACCGACAAATGAGAACGGCGACCAACTTTTATATAG CTAACCTGGCTACTACTGACATCATGTTCCTGGTGTGCTGCGTGCCCTTCACTGCCACGCTTTATCCTCTGCCCAGCTGGGTGTTCGGAGACTTCATGTGCAAGTTTGTGGCTTATCTCCAGCAG GTCACAGTCCAGGCCACCTGTATCACCCTGACAGCGATGAGCGCCGACCGCTGCTACGCTACATTATATCCTCTGAGGTCACTGAGGCACCGAACCCCCAAAGCGGCCATGATTGTCAGTATCTGTATCTGGATAG GGTCCCTGCTGCTTTCTACTCCCATCATTCCTTACCAGAAGATCCAAAACGGTTACTGGTACGGACCAAGGACCTACTGCATGGAGCAGTTTCCATCAGACACCCAGAAGAAAGCCTGTATCCTCTACCAGTTCCTTGCTGTCTACCTTCTGCCATTGCTGACCATCTGTCTGTGCTACTCACTAATGCTGAAGAGAGTTGGACAGCCGGTGGTGGAGCCCATGGACAACAACTATCAG GTTCAGCTTCTGTCTGAGAGGACCATCGCCATGAGGAGCAAAATATCCAAAATGGTGATCGTGATCGTCCTCCTGTTCACCATCTGCTGGGGCCCCATCCAGCTCTTCAGCCTCTTCCAAGGATTCTACCCAGGATTTCAAGCCAACTACGCCACCTACAAGATCAAGACCTGGGCCAATTGTATGTCCTATGCCAACTCGTCCATCAACCCCATTGTCTACGCGTTCATGGGCGCCAGCTTCAGGAAATCCTTCAAGAAAGCCTTCCCCTTCATGTTCCGGAATAAAGTGAGGGATGGGAGCATCACCTCCGGGACCGTCCACAATGAAATGAAATTTGTTGCTATGGAGTCGACCAACCAAGAGCtgaagtga